One window of Terriglobales bacterium genomic DNA carries:
- the aroE gene encoding shikimate dehydrogenase, giving the protein MTAQASTYALRPFPLRPPRVCVAIFGSDAAELIEKAEAIVRDNPFIEFRLDYLRAPALALPRIKNFMSYHPEVTAIATCRRAVNGGKFRGTISSQIETLTKAAAAGCQMVDIELQTAASLKSGDFEKIRAKASLSLSFHDFRATRKLRETFEDMTNYPADVFKLVTTATSLYDNVAMMKLLEEKSARHSVVGLCMGEQGIISRILGVRAGSMFTFAALNPGAETAPGQMTARMLRDIYRIGQIDAATRVYGVAGDPIEHSLSPLMMNTAFRRENLNSVYLPLHAKKLDDLLRCTRDVPIHGLSITMPYKQAIIEHLDNCDSFTQKVGACNTLIRSQDGKLYGFNTDAAGVVRPLEQRLPLRGARILVLGAGGAARAAVFGLKERGSEVFILNRTAANAQKLARQAQARSIKRDDLRKLTFDVIINATPIGMGSNNASYLNEKEMNARIAMDMVYNPLETRFLKIAREKGLAVITGLEMFVHQGARQFEIWTGKPAPTPDMQFAVVNELQARAKNLANSARKSTK; this is encoded by the coding sequence ATGACAGCCCAAGCCTCCACTTACGCGTTGCGGCCCTTTCCGCTGCGGCCACCCCGGGTCTGTGTGGCCATTTTCGGAAGCGACGCAGCCGAGCTGATCGAAAAGGCTGAAGCCATCGTCAGGGATAACCCCTTCATTGAGTTCCGCTTAGATTATCTCCGCGCCCCGGCCCTTGCCCTGCCTCGCATCAAGAATTTCATGTCTTATCACCCTGAGGTAACGGCCATTGCTACCTGCCGCCGAGCGGTCAACGGGGGAAAGTTCCGTGGGACGATCTCTTCCCAAATTGAGACCCTAACCAAGGCGGCAGCAGCGGGCTGTCAAATGGTGGATATCGAGTTGCAAACTGCCGCCTCTCTGAAGTCCGGAGATTTTGAAAAAATACGCGCTAAGGCCAGCTTGTCTCTTTCTTTCCATGATTTCCGCGCCACCAGGAAACTGCGGGAAACCTTCGAGGATATGACCAACTACCCCGCTGATGTCTTCAAGCTGGTCACCACCGCTACCAGCCTGTACGACAACGTCGCCATGATGAAGCTGCTCGAAGAAAAGAGCGCTCGGCACTCGGTAGTTGGACTCTGTATGGGCGAGCAAGGCATCATCAGCCGGATTCTCGGCGTCAGGGCAGGTAGCATGTTCACCTTTGCCGCTTTGAACCCCGGTGCGGAAACCGCTCCCGGCCAAATGACGGCGCGCATGCTGCGCGACATCTATCGCATCGGCCAAATCGACGCCGCCACCCGCGTCTACGGTGTTGCTGGCGACCCCATCGAGCATTCGCTCTCCCCCCTGATGATGAATACTGCCTTCCGCCGCGAAAACCTGAATTCCGTTTACCTGCCCCTGCACGCCAAGAAGTTGGATGATTTGCTGCGCTGCACACGCGACGTTCCTATTCACGGGCTTAGCATCACCATGCCTTACAAGCAAGCTATCATCGAGCACCTGGATAACTGCGATTCGTTTACTCAGAAGGTCGGAGCCTGCAACACCCTGATCCGCTCTCAGGATGGAAAGCTCTACGGCTTCAATACCGATGCGGCTGGCGTGGTCCGGCCGTTGGAGCAGCGCCTTCCATTGCGTGGGGCGAGGATCCTTGTACTTGGCGCAGGCGGTGCAGCGCGAGCTGCCGTATTCGGCCTCAAGGAGCGGGGTTCAGAAGTATTTATCCTCAACCGCACTGCCGCCAATGCTCAAAAGCTGGCGCGTCAGGCGCAGGCCAGGTCGATCAAGCGCGACGATCTTCGCAAACTCACCTTTGACGTGATCATCAATGCAACACCAATCGGCATGGGCAGCAACAATGCATCCTATCTGAACGAGAAAGAAATGAATGCCCGCATTGCCATGGATATGGTCTACAACCCTCTGGAAACCCGCTTCCTGAAAATCGCCCGGGAAAAAGGGCTGGCGGTAATTACGGGCCTGGAAATGTTTGTTCACCAGGGTGCGCGCCAATTCGAGATCTGGACCGGCAAGCCGGCTCCTACTCCTGATATGCAGTTCGCCGTGGTGAATGAGCTGCAGGCGCGGGCGAAAAATCTCGCCAATTCTGCCAGGAAGAGTACGAAATAG
- a CDS encoding lipocalin-like domain-containing protein yields the protein MRRRIVGTWKLISAEDTLKDGTKRPFFGPRGQGFLMYSADGYMCAALMDPDRPKWKNLAKPTMEEKASAFDGFYSYCGRYEVDAGNNCLIHLPEVSSGLDYVGTRQLRPYRFEGSRMILSDRQQDDPEVASWEIVWEKVR from the coding sequence GTGCGTAGGCGAATTGTGGGCACCTGGAAGCTCATAAGCGCTGAAGACACCCTCAAGGACGGAACCAAGCGCCCTTTCTTTGGGCCCCGCGGTCAAGGATTCCTGATGTATTCCGCCGATGGCTACATGTGCGCTGCCTTAATGGATCCAGATCGGCCTAAATGGAAGAATCTGGCAAAGCCCACCATGGAAGAGAAGGCCTCCGCTTTTGATGGCTTTTATTCCTATTGTGGACGTTACGAGGTGGACGCGGGCAACAACTGCCTGATCCATCTGCCGGAGGTCTCCAGTGGGTTAGACTACGTCGGAACTCGCCAGCTCCGTCCCTACCGCTTCGAAGGAAGCCGAATGATCCTGAGCGACCGCCAGCAGGACGATCCCGAAGTCGCCTCTTGGGAGATCGTGTGGGAAAAAGTGCGGTGA
- a CDS encoding nuclear transport factor 2 family protein gives MRKKLAVVLGGIFLLSSAGCTKWGKPVPGWTGATGGENLERQFWQDVKEKKYAEIERRLAPTFTLVTADGFRNREQTLEYLKQLALEDYSLGEVKVHPNGHDMVVTYTLLLRGTRKGQALENAPLNVATVWQETTNTWVAISQSAVPSGNPLQASPAH, from the coding sequence ATGCGGAAAAAACTGGCGGTGGTCCTGGGAGGAATTTTCCTGCTGAGCAGTGCCGGCTGCACTAAATGGGGCAAACCGGTGCCCGGCTGGACGGGCGCGACCGGCGGCGAAAATCTGGAGCGGCAGTTCTGGCAGGACGTGAAGGAGAAAAAATACGCGGAGATTGAGCGACGGTTAGCGCCCACCTTCACGCTGGTCACTGCCGACGGATTTCGCAACCGCGAGCAGACGCTGGAATACCTGAAGCAACTGGCCCTTGAGGACTATTCACTCGGCGAGGTCAAGGTTCATCCTAATGGGCATGACATGGTGGTGACGTACACGCTCCTGCTCCGCGGCACTCGCAAGGGGCAGGCCCTGGAGAATGCCCCGCTGAATGTCGCGACGGTGTGGCAGGAGACTACCAATACGTGGGTGGCGATCAGCCAGTCGGCGGTGCCATCAGGAAACCCGTTGCAGGCGTCACCGGCACATTAA
- a CDS encoding quinone oxidoreductase: MKAIQVSQPGGPEALKLVDIPAPKPKPNEAVVQIKASGVNFIDVYIREGRYPAPLPFVDGQEAAGIVTEIGSDVVNVKPGDRVAYTNVLGSYAEYAAVPANRLVVIPGHLDFSQAAAAMLQGMTAHYLTHSTYPLQRGEVCLVHAAAGGVGLLLVQMAKKIGARVIGTVGSEEKAKLARSEGADEVIVYTSQDFEAETKRLTDGKGVHVVYDGVGKTTFDKDLNILRPRGYLVLFGGASGPVPPFDPMKLTQKGSLFLTRPSLGHYVATREELEWRATDVMNMIASGELKLRIEHKYPLSAAAQAHRDLEGRKTTGKLLLIPDSH, translated from the coding sequence ATGAAAGCCATTCAAGTCTCGCAACCCGGCGGACCCGAAGCTCTCAAGCTGGTTGACATCCCGGCTCCTAAGCCCAAGCCCAATGAGGCGGTGGTCCAAATCAAGGCAAGCGGAGTCAACTTTATCGATGTTTACATCCGCGAGGGACGTTATCCCGCCCCCCTGCCCTTCGTTGATGGCCAGGAAGCAGCGGGGATCGTCACCGAAATTGGCAGCGACGTCGTGAACGTCAAGCCTGGCGACCGTGTCGCCTATACCAACGTGCTAGGAAGTTACGCGGAGTACGCCGCCGTCCCCGCTAATCGCCTGGTAGTAATTCCCGGACACCTCGACTTCTCTCAGGCCGCAGCCGCCATGCTTCAGGGAATGACCGCGCATTACCTGACGCACAGCACCTATCCGCTGCAGCGGGGAGAAGTCTGCCTGGTTCACGCCGCGGCGGGAGGAGTGGGATTACTGCTCGTCCAAATGGCAAAAAAAATTGGCGCTCGCGTCATTGGGACTGTGGGATCAGAAGAAAAGGCCAAGCTCGCGCGCAGTGAGGGCGCAGATGAGGTCATCGTTTATACCAGCCAGGATTTCGAAGCCGAAACTAAGCGCCTCACCGACGGCAAGGGCGTGCACGTGGTCTATGACGGCGTGGGCAAAACTACCTTCGACAAGGACCTGAACATCCTGCGGCCGCGAGGCTACCTGGTTTTATTTGGCGGCGCCAGCGGGCCTGTGCCTCCATTCGATCCTATGAAACTGACCCAGAAAGGGTCCCTATTTCTTACCCGGCCATCGCTCGGGCACTACGTTGCCACGCGTGAAGAACTGGAATGGCGAGCCACCGACGTGATGAACATGATCGCTAGCGGAGAACTCAAGTTGCGCATCGAGCATAAGTATCCACTCTCCGCCGCGGCCCAGGCGCATCGCGACCTGGAAGGGCGCAAGACCACCGGAAAGCTGCTGCTGATTCCGGACAGCCACTAA
- a CDS encoding radical SAM protein has protein sequence MRKPIKYVEKAVTYAAKGAWVVYAGISRMKENPAFTPKWSDKPMLKSYQKSKPPLGWPRTTDSLCPKCVPEIRKQILDGKLPQEILRNAKVGEVRATILERDGKILMVKDCPKHGHFEDVMSMDTAFSQHLEDVFPGRDIRAHNDEKLHNHGTSTVQHGRGAVLTIDLTNRCNMMCDPCFMDANQVGFVHELSWEEIKTLLDNAITIKPKRQMSVQFSGGEPTLSPYFLDAVRYSRKVGYTSVQAATNGIEFAKSFEFCEQAADAGLRYVYLQFDGVGNAANSHRKVGNLFDVKLRAIENLYKAGVDIVPVVTIVNGINNEQVGRIIQFALDNPRVISFISFQPVSFTGRDEEVTDERRYAQRYTLSHLAHDVKKQTGIGQPARDWFPISFMSTFTDWADLVHGPQADWGQLSCGCHPNCGVGIAVMVDKETKEAAPVPQFIDVYQMARDVSLVTDTGHGKKWSALGMALAFLRNYDPFQTTTHFTMFDMLKKLDKNLGFSKKARSGGYGKVTADRTLADVEQRRQDRWNTLFVAGMWFQDLWNYDFRRTEQCIIPYATQEGEISFCAYNTGIGWRNIVEKMHMTATLTKWYEEHGRHEIFAGGKRVQMDEDPRKLAVLKLKEELVTEEEQRDLDELGIAKNAREEKIRARDAKLKLRAKTPEEAAKDAQMLKLYREVVLGEKQPEGFIPLGSLVAPVNGNGNGNGNGSKPETVHEDEVAGVPGD, from the coding sequence ATGCGAAAGCCCATTAAATATGTAGAAAAGGCTGTGACCTACGCGGCGAAGGGGGCATGGGTGGTGTATGCGGGAATCAGTCGCATGAAAGAAAACCCGGCTTTTACCCCCAAGTGGTCCGACAAGCCGATGCTGAAGTCTTACCAGAAAAGCAAGCCGCCGCTGGGCTGGCCGCGCACTACTGATTCGCTTTGCCCCAAGTGTGTGCCGGAAATTCGTAAGCAGATCCTGGATGGCAAGCTCCCGCAGGAAATTCTGCGCAACGCCAAGGTAGGCGAGGTAAGGGCTACGATCCTGGAGCGCGATGGCAAGATTCTGATGGTCAAGGATTGCCCCAAGCATGGGCACTTCGAAGATGTGATGTCCATGGACACGGCTTTCTCCCAGCATCTGGAAGACGTATTTCCTGGACGCGACATTCGCGCTCATAACGACGAGAAGCTGCACAATCACGGAACCTCGACCGTTCAGCATGGCCGCGGGGCTGTGCTCACCATCGACCTGACCAACCGCTGCAACATGATGTGCGATCCCTGCTTCATGGACGCCAACCAGGTTGGGTTTGTTCATGAACTGAGCTGGGAAGAGATCAAGACGCTGCTGGACAATGCCATCACCATCAAGCCGAAGCGGCAGATGTCGGTGCAGTTCTCGGGTGGCGAGCCCACGCTCTCTCCATACTTCCTGGATGCCGTGCGCTATTCGCGCAAAGTGGGCTATACCAGTGTGCAGGCTGCTACCAACGGTATCGAATTCGCGAAGAGTTTTGAGTTCTGCGAGCAAGCAGCGGACGCGGGGCTGCGGTATGTATATCTTCAGTTTGACGGCGTCGGGAATGCGGCGAACTCTCATCGCAAAGTTGGCAACCTGTTCGATGTGAAGCTGCGCGCCATCGAGAACCTGTACAAAGCGGGCGTGGACATCGTGCCTGTAGTCACGATCGTCAACGGCATCAATAACGAACAGGTGGGCCGGATCATTCAATTTGCCCTGGATAACCCGCGCGTGATTTCGTTCATTTCCTTCCAGCCGGTAAGCTTTACGGGGCGCGACGAAGAGGTCACGGACGAGCGCCGCTATGCGCAACGCTACACTCTGAGCCACCTGGCGCATGATGTGAAGAAGCAGACTGGAATAGGACAGCCGGCGCGCGACTGGTTCCCGATTTCCTTCATGTCCACATTTACCGACTGGGCCGACTTAGTTCATGGTCCGCAGGCGGACTGGGGACAACTCTCCTGTGGCTGCCATCCCAACTGCGGCGTGGGGATCGCGGTCATGGTAGATAAGGAGACGAAGGAAGCAGCTCCCGTCCCGCAGTTCATCGATGTGTACCAGATGGCACGCGATGTCTCGCTGGTCACCGATACCGGCCACGGCAAGAAGTGGTCCGCGCTGGGAATGGCCCTGGCTTTCCTGCGCAACTACGATCCCTTCCAGACTACGACCCACTTCACCATGTTCGACATGCTGAAGAAGCTGGACAAGAACCTGGGCTTTTCGAAGAAGGCAAGGTCGGGTGGATACGGAAAAGTCACCGCCGACCGCACGCTGGCGGACGTGGAGCAGCGTCGCCAGGATCGCTGGAACACGCTGTTTGTCGCCGGCATGTGGTTCCAGGACCTTTGGAATTACGATTTCCGCCGCACTGAGCAGTGCATCATTCCCTACGCGACACAGGAAGGCGAAATTTCCTTCTGCGCCTACAACACCGGCATCGGCTGGCGGAATATCGTCGAGAAGATGCACATGACCGCGACCCTTACCAAGTGGTACGAGGAGCATGGACGTCACGAGATCTTTGCCGGCGGCAAGCGCGTCCAGATGGACGAAGATCCGCGCAAGCTCGCTGTTCTGAAACTGAAAGAAGAGTTGGTGACGGAAGAAGAGCAGCGTGATCTGGACGAGCTGGGGATCGCCAAGAATGCCCGCGAAGAAAAGATTCGCGCCCGTGACGCTAAATTGAAGCTGCGCGCCAAGACTCCCGAGGAGGCTGCCAAGGACGCGCAGATGTTGAAGCTATACCGGGAAGTTGTGCTGGGAGAGAAGCAGCCCGAGGGCTTCATCCCGTTGGGCAGCCTGGTGGCTCCAGTGAATGGAAATGGAAACGGCAATGGCAACGGCTCCAAGCCGGAAACGGTGCACGAAGACGAAGTGGCCGGAGTGCCGGGCGACTAG
- a CDS encoding DciA family protein, with translation MQHANVDLRKISYTLVQTASGTDAAALAWSMVSGAHVANRTRVLGLRAGVLRVEVPGAEWRSQLDELATQYLSAINHVVARKIDRIEFVLPGHSEAPCDRHVRPANRFRQLA, from the coding sequence ATGCAACACGCCAACGTTGATCTGCGGAAAATTTCGTACACCCTGGTTCAAACGGCTTCGGGTACCGACGCGGCCGCTCTGGCCTGGTCAATGGTTTCGGGCGCGCACGTCGCTAACCGCACACGCGTTCTGGGATTGCGCGCGGGCGTTCTCAGGGTTGAAGTCCCCGGAGCCGAGTGGCGCTCCCAGCTTGACGAACTCGCCACCCAATATTTGAGCGCCATCAACCACGTGGTCGCCCGCAAGATAGATCGAATAGAATTCGTGTTGCCGGGCCATTCGGAAGCGCCCTGCGATCGTCACGTGCGGCCAGCGAACCGTTTCCGACAGCTCGCCTGA
- the gatC gene encoding Asp-tRNA(Asn)/Glu-tRNA(Gln) amidotransferase subunit GatC: MKVSEKDVLYVADLANLELTPEEQQRMVKDLNSILDHIDRLNRLDTTDVPPMAQTSDRFGIDPAKQGTSRFAYAMREDKVGPCLDRETVMKNAPDSDGTFFKVPKVIER, from the coding sequence ATGAAAGTCAGCGAAAAAGACGTCCTATACGTCGCCGATCTGGCGAACCTCGAGCTGACGCCAGAAGAACAGCAACGCATGGTCAAGGACCTCAACTCGATTCTCGATCACATCGATCGCCTGAACCGGCTCGACACGACTGACGTTCCGCCCATGGCGCAAACGTCGGACCGCTTCGGCATCGACCCCGCTAAGCAAGGCACTTCTCGTTTCGCCTACGCCATGCGCGAAGACAAGGTCGGCCCATGCCTCGATCGCGAGACGGTGATGAAGAACGCTCCCGATTCCGATGGCACATTCTTCAAGGTGCCCAAGGTAATCGAGAGGTGA
- the gatA gene encoding Asp-tRNA(Asn)/Glu-tRNA(Gln) amidotransferase subunit GatA, whose protein sequence is MDLNALTVASTRTAIAERSISPVPLVEAFYKKIETDDPKIGAYLTLCKDRALAKATHIQSLADRGDALPPLAGVPIAIKDVMVIQGIQATAGSKILKGFISPYDCTAVKRLEEAGAIVLGKTNCDEFAMGSSNENSGYFPVHNPRDLSRVPGGSSGGSAAAVAANISVAALGSDTGGSIRQPAAFCGVVGLLPTYGRVSRYGLIAFASSLDHIGPITKTVKDAAILLRYIAGRDPADSTSADVPVPDYEEEIGKPVKGLKLGVPKEYFGEGLEPETRAAVEAAIQTMARAGCEIVPISLPHTEYAIPTYYVIATAEASSNLARFDGVRYGYRSPGVRTLSEMYRRSRDQGFGAEVKRRILLGTYVLSAGYYDAYYLKAQRVRTLLTRDFEDAFQKVDAIVTPTTPTPAFKLGEKVDDPVSMYLADIYTVTADLVGVPGISVPCGNSRQGLPIGVQILGRHFDEATLLRLAHVYEHERASA, encoded by the coding sequence ATGGACCTGAACGCCCTCACCGTTGCCTCCACTCGCACCGCTATCGCGGAGCGCAGCATCTCTCCGGTTCCACTGGTCGAAGCTTTCTACAAGAAGATCGAGACTGACGATCCCAAAATCGGCGCCTACCTCACCCTCTGCAAGGACCGAGCACTGGCCAAGGCAACTCACATCCAGAGCCTCGCTGATCGCGGAGATGCTCTGCCTCCCCTCGCCGGCGTTCCCATTGCCATCAAGGACGTGATGGTGATCCAAGGAATCCAAGCCACGGCGGGATCGAAAATTCTCAAGGGCTTCATCTCCCCCTACGACTGCACGGCCGTCAAACGTTTGGAAGAAGCCGGAGCCATCGTCCTCGGCAAGACCAACTGCGACGAGTTCGCCATGGGCTCTTCGAACGAGAACTCGGGATACTTTCCGGTGCACAATCCGCGTGACCTCTCGCGCGTTCCGGGGGGCTCCTCCGGAGGCTCCGCCGCAGCCGTGGCCGCCAACATCTCAGTGGCAGCACTCGGGTCAGATACGGGAGGATCGATTCGCCAGCCCGCAGCCTTCTGCGGCGTTGTAGGCCTCTTGCCTACCTACGGGCGCGTTTCGCGCTACGGTTTGATCGCGTTTGCCTCCTCACTCGATCACATTGGTCCTATTACTAAGACCGTGAAAGATGCCGCCATCTTGTTGCGTTATATCGCTGGCCGCGATCCCGCCGACTCCACCTCCGCCGACGTTCCAGTTCCTGATTACGAAGAAGAAATCGGCAAACCGGTGAAGGGGCTGAAGCTGGGCGTCCCGAAAGAATATTTTGGCGAGGGACTGGAACCCGAGACTCGCGCTGCAGTTGAAGCTGCGATCCAGACTATGGCGCGGGCGGGTTGTGAAATCGTGCCCATCTCCCTACCCCATACCGAATACGCCATTCCCACCTATTACGTCATCGCCACCGCGGAGGCGTCCTCGAACCTGGCGCGCTTTGACGGCGTTCGCTATGGGTATCGCTCCCCCGGAGTTCGTACGCTCTCTGAGATGTACCGGCGTAGTCGCGATCAAGGCTTCGGGGCAGAGGTGAAGCGCCGTATCCTCTTGGGCACGTATGTACTCAGTGCGGGATACTACGATGCGTACTATCTGAAAGCCCAAAGAGTCCGTACCCTGCTCACGCGCGATTTCGAAGACGCTTTTCAGAAGGTGGACGCGATCGTCACCCCCACTACTCCCACTCCTGCCTTCAAACTGGGAGAAAAAGTAGACGATCCGGTCTCTATGTATCTCGCCGATATCTATACCGTTACTGCTGATCTGGTAGGAGTTCCCGGCATCAGCGTCCCGTGTGGAAATTCACGCCAAGGCTTGCCGATCGGGGTACAGATCCTGGGTCGACACTTCGACGAAGCCACCCTGCTGCGCCTGGCCCACGTCTACGAACACGAGCGTGCGTCTGCGTGA
- a CDS encoding PIN domain nuclease, whose amino-acid sequence MILVDSSVWVDFFSSAPGRAGEELRRMIEESEPFALTGIVIAEVLQGLTRDSSQIENFLAQWEMLEPRGFGTYREAAAIYRTARAKGISLTTIDTIIAAIALEHRASVFTLDHDFSRMARITRLALYRY is encoded by the coding sequence TTGATCTTGGTCGACAGCTCCGTTTGGGTTGACTTCTTCAGCTCCGCGCCCGGAAGAGCCGGTGAAGAATTGCGGCGAATGATTGAAGAGAGCGAACCTTTCGCTCTTACCGGCATCGTGATTGCCGAAGTCCTGCAGGGCCTTACCCGGGACTCCAGTCAGATTGAGAACTTTCTGGCTCAGTGGGAGATGCTTGAGCCTCGGGGGTTTGGGACCTATCGAGAAGCTGCTGCAATTTACCGGACGGCGCGCGCCAAGGGCATTTCACTCACCACGATAGATACGATCATCGCAGCTATTGCCCTGGAACACAGGGCCAGCGTTTTTACGCTCGACCACGATTTCTCCAGGATGGCGCGAATTACTCGCCTGGCACTCTATCGCTACTGA
- a CDS encoding FmdE family protein, whose protein sequence is MKTLDEYLRDAEQAHGHLCAGQVLGVRMAMLGLETLGINDPQGKDRKRLVTFVEIDRCATDAVAVVTGCRLGKRALKFRDWGKVAATFVDVNSGRGVRIAAKESSKVLAKSMHPEVADKNRQQMLAYREMSAEDLFDVQWVTVELPAEEFPGFKGERVVCAACGEGINFKREVRRDGRVLCRGCAGESYYRVIEP, encoded by the coding sequence ATGAAGACGCTCGACGAGTACCTGAGAGACGCCGAGCAGGCGCACGGTCATTTGTGCGCGGGACAGGTGCTGGGTGTGCGCATGGCAATGCTCGGGCTGGAGACGTTGGGAATCAATGATCCGCAAGGCAAAGACCGCAAGCGCCTGGTGACCTTCGTCGAGATCGATCGATGCGCCACGGATGCAGTCGCGGTAGTTACCGGTTGTCGTCTGGGAAAGCGCGCCCTGAAATTTCGTGATTGGGGCAAAGTGGCGGCTACGTTTGTGGATGTGAATTCAGGCCGCGGGGTCCGGATAGCGGCCAAGGAATCCTCTAAAGTGCTGGCGAAAAGCATGCATCCCGAAGTTGCGGACAAGAACCGGCAGCAGATGCTGGCTTACCGCGAAATGTCCGCAGAAGACTTGTTCGATGTGCAGTGGGTGACGGTGGAGTTGCCGGCAGAGGAGTTTCCCGGATTCAAGGGCGAGCGCGTGGTGTGCGCGGCTTGCGGCGAAGGAATCAACTTCAAGCGGGAAGTGCGGCGTGATGGAAGAGTGCTATGCCGGGGGTGTGCGGGGGAGAGCTACTACAGGGTGATTGAGCCGTAG